A part of Primulina eburnea isolate SZY01 chromosome 10, ASM2296580v1, whole genome shotgun sequence genomic DNA contains:
- the LOC140842870 gene encoding uncharacterized protein: protein MVPYKALYGRKYKSPVYWYEVGERAELGPDIVIQTIELVVKIWDRIKTAQSRQKSYANKRHRGLEFAVDDHIFVKVAPMKGVMRFGKKVKLSPRFIGPFQILERVGTLAYKVVLPPNLVGVHKVLHASMLQKYMSNPSHVLNYEHMHLTPNLFFEERSTRILDIHERRL, encoded by the coding sequence atggttCCATACAAGGCACTTTATGGTAGAAAGTATAAATCACCTGTCTATTGGTATGAGGTAGGTgaaagagcagagttgggtccagatatCGTCATACAGACTATAGAGTTAGTAGTCAAGATCTGGGATAGGATTAAAACTGCTCaaagccgacagaagagttatgcaaaTAAGCGGCACAGAGgtctagagtttgcagtggatGACCACATATTTGTGAAAGttgcacctatgaagggtgtaatgagatttggcaagaaagtcAAACTTAGCCCTAGATTCATAGGACCATTCCAGATCCTcgagagagttgggacactagcatACAAAGTTGTGTTGCCGCCAAATTTGGTGGGAGTTCATAAAGTGTTACACGCCTCAATGCTACAAAAGTACATGTCAAACCCTTCGCATGTACTGAATTATGAGCATATGCATTTGACGCCGAACTTGTTTTTCGAGGAGAGATCTACTCGGATATTGGACATACATGAGAGAAGACTCTGA